In Ovis aries strain OAR_USU_Benz2616 breed Rambouillet chromosome 16, ARS-UI_Ramb_v3.0, whole genome shotgun sequence, one DNA window encodes the following:
- the PANK3 gene encoding pantothenate kinase 3, whose product MKIKDAKKPSFPWFGMDIGGTLVKLSYFEPIDITAEEEQEEVESLKSIRKYLTSNVAYGSTGIRDVHLELKDLTLFGRRGNLHFIRFPTQDLPTFIQMGRDKNFSTLHTVLCATGGGAYKFEKDFRTIGNLHLHKLDELDCLVKGLLYIDSVSFNGQAECYYFANASEPERCQKMPFNLDDPYPLLVVNIGSGVSILAVHSKDNYKRVTGTSLGGGTFLGLCSLLTGCESFEEALEMASKGDSTQADKLVRDIYGGDYERFGLPGWAVASSFGNMIYKEKRESVSKEDLARATLVTITNNIGSIARMCAVNEKINRVVFVGNFLRVNTLSMKLLAYALDYWSKGQLKALFLEHEGYFGAVGALLGLPNFS is encoded by the exons CTTTCCCGTGGTTTGGCATGGACATCGGGGGAACTCTGGTAAAGCTATCATATTTTGAACCTATTGATATCACAGCAGAGGAGGAACAAGAAGAAGTTGAGAGCTTAAAAAGTATCCGGAAATATTTGACTTCTAATGTAGCGTATGGATCCACTGGTATTCGGGATGTACACCTTGAACTGAAAGATTTAACACTTTTTGGCCGGAGAGGGAACTTGCACTTTATCAGATTTCCAACCCAGGACCTGCCTACTTTTATCCAAATGGGAAGAGATAAAAACTTCTCAACATTACACACGGTGCTATGTGCTACAGGAGGCGGTGCTTACAAGTTTGAAAAAGATTTTCGCACA ATTGGAAACCTCCACCTGCACAAACTGGATGAACTTGACTGCCTTGTGAAGGGCTTGCTGTATATAGATTCTGTCAGTTTCAATGGACAAGCAGAGTGCTATTATTTTGCTAATGCCTCAGAACCTGAGAGGTGCCAAAAGATGCCTTTTAACCTGGATGATCCCTATCCGCTCCTGGTAGTGAACATTGGTTCGGGAGTCAGTATTTTAGCAGTCCATTCCAAAGACAACTATAAACGAGTAACCGGAACAAG ccTTGGAGGGGGTACCTTTCTGGGTTTATGTAGCTTGTTGACTGGCTGTGAAAGTTTTGAAGAGGCTCTTGAGATGGCATCGAAAGGCGACAGCACACAAGCTGACAAGCTCGTCCGTGACATTTACGGGGGAGATTATGAGAGATTCGGTCTGCCTGGTTGGGCTGTGGCATCTAG TTTTGGGAATATGATTTATAAGGAGAAGCGAGAATCTGTTAGTAAAGAAGATCTAGCAAGAGCTACTTTAGTTACTATCACCAATAACATTGGTTCTATAGCACGAATGTGTGCTGTTAATGag AAAATAAACAGAGTTGTCTTTGTTGGAAACTTTTTGCGTGTCAATACTCTCTCAATGAAACTTCTGGCATATGCACTGGACTATTGGTCAAAAGGTCAGCTGAAAGCGCTATTTCTGGAGCATGAG gGATATTTTGGAGCGGTCGGTGCACTTCTTGGTCTGCCAAATTTCAGCTAA